In Pedobacter sp. WC2423, the following are encoded in one genomic region:
- a CDS encoding MFS transporter, which produces METNTATLDPGIKKDIIQKTIYPILFTISFTHLLNDMLQAVIPSVYPLFKTEFNLSFSQIGLITLTYQLTASLLQPFVGHYSDLKPKPYSLAIGMGFTLIGLIFIAMAASFAAILVAVGFIGIGSSIFHPEASRVAHLASGGKKGLAQSIFQLGGNAGSAIGPLLAALIVIPYGQFYIIWFGVAAVLGILILFQIGKWYKGRLNLKVQGKVQASDEPKHNLSRGRVIGSIVILLVLIFSKYFYMASMTSYFTFYLIDKFHVSVQESQLYLFAFLAAVAAGTMIGGPLGDRFGRKYIIWISILGVAPFTLLLPYTGLFLTGVLAVVIGGIISSAFSAILVYATELIPGKVGMIAGLFFGFAFGMGGVGSAVLGKLADQTSIEYVFKVCAFLPLIGIITGFLPDIEQKKKAVS; this is translated from the coding sequence ATGGAAACTAATACAGCAACACTTGATCCCGGTATCAAAAAAGACATTATTCAAAAAACGATTTATCCAATTCTCTTTACGATAAGTTTTACGCATTTATTAAATGACATGCTGCAAGCTGTTATTCCATCTGTTTATCCGCTTTTCAAAACTGAGTTTAATTTGTCTTTTTCTCAAATCGGGTTGATTACGCTAACTTATCAGCTAACTGCTTCGCTCTTACAGCCTTTTGTAGGTCATTATTCTGATCTGAAACCAAAACCCTATTCTTTGGCCATAGGCATGGGGTTCACGCTGATCGGTCTGATCTTTATAGCTATGGCTGCCAGTTTTGCGGCCATCCTGGTAGCTGTCGGTTTCATCGGTATAGGCTCTTCAATTTTTCACCCTGAAGCATCCAGAGTTGCACATTTGGCTTCTGGTGGTAAAAAGGGACTGGCACAATCTATCTTTCAACTAGGTGGTAATGCAGGAAGTGCAATAGGTCCTTTACTGGCTGCCTTGATTGTTATTCCTTACGGTCAATTTTATATTATCTGGTTCGGAGTAGCTGCTGTTTTAGGTATACTGATTTTATTCCAGATCGGGAAATGGTACAAAGGCCGTCTTAATCTTAAAGTTCAGGGGAAGGTTCAGGCTTCAGATGAACCTAAACATAATTTATCCAGGGGAAGAGTAATTGGCTCTATTGTTATTCTGCTGGTACTGATCTTTTCCAAGTACTTCTACATGGCCAGCATGACCAGTTATTTCACATTTTACCTGATTGACAAATTTCATGTTTCGGTTCAGGAATCTCAACTCTATTTATTTGCTTTTTTAGCTGCGGTTGCGGCGGGAACGATGATTGGAGGACCATTAGGTGATCGTTTCGGCAGGAAATATATTATCTGGATCTCTATTTTAGGCGTTGCCCCATTTACGTTGCTTCTTCCTTATACCGGATTATTTTTAACGGGAGTACTTGCTGTGGTGATTGGTGGAATTATCTCTTCTGCATTCTCTGCAATCCTTGTTTATGCGACAGAACTGATTCCTGGAAAGGTAGGTATGATTGCCGGTTTGTTTTTCGGTTTCGCGTTTGGAATGGGAGGGGTAGGATCAGCTGTATTAGGTAAACTGGCCGATCAGACCAGTATTGAATATGTATTTAAAGTTTGTGCTTTTCTACCGCTGATTGGTATAATTACTGGATTCCTTCCTGATATTGAGCAAAAGAAAAAGGCAGTTAGCTAA
- a CDS encoding FadR/GntR family transcriptional regulator produces the protein MMNNTNLISRKSLADEVAEKLQQQIAFGTYKVGEKLPIEPELMSSFGVGRSTIREAIKILANCGLLRVQQGVGTFVENSTGIKEPLSQRLKRADFEDLNEVRHLLEMKIAEKAALNRTKADLVKIYDWLKKRDKAAKNDLLEECIDADIQFHISIAEASGNEILIDLYKSVAIHMKNWFMEVHHDTRAFKETNHQHKQLVKSIAAGDAKKAWNNSAKIIGHISQ, from the coding sequence ATGATGAATAATACAAATCTAATTTCCCGCAAGTCACTGGCCGACGAAGTAGCTGAAAAACTACAACAGCAAATCGCTTTTGGCACTTATAAAGTAGGCGAAAAATTGCCCATAGAACCAGAGCTGATGTCGTCCTTTGGTGTTGGCCGCTCTACAATCCGGGAAGCTATCAAGATCCTGGCAAACTGTGGACTATTAAGAGTCCAACAGGGAGTAGGTACTTTTGTAGAGAATTCAACGGGCATTAAAGAACCTTTATCTCAGCGTCTGAAACGTGCTGATTTTGAAGATTTAAATGAAGTGCGGCATCTGCTGGAAATGAAGATTGCTGAAAAAGCTGCACTGAACAGAACAAAAGCAGACCTGGTTAAAATATATGACTGGTTAAAAAAACGGGATAAGGCAGCGAAGAACGATTTACTGGAAGAATGTATCGATGCAGATATTCAATTTCACATATCTATTGCAGAAGCCTCAGGAAATGAGATCCTGATTGACCTGTACAAATCAGTGGCCATCCATATGAAAAACTGGTTTATGGAAGTTCATCATGACACAAGAGCATTCAAAGAAACCAATCATCAACATAAACAACTCGTTAAAAGTATAGCAGCTGGCGATGCAAAAAAAGCATGGAATAACTCAGCAAAAATCATAGGACATATTTCTCAATAA
- a CDS encoding GyrI-like domain-containing protein translates to MNIIKIDSFHVIGISVRTTNENGQAAKDIPVLWEKFMSEGILDQIPNKIDNALYCIYTDYEKDHTKPYTTILGCKVENLNDIPNEMVSKTIDVAAYQKFVAKGKLMQGAVYNEWIKIWNSELERTFTADFEVYDERALNPENAEVDIFVAVKKEFLS, encoded by the coding sequence ATGAATATTATAAAAATCGACTCCTTTCATGTAATCGGTATTTCAGTGCGGACCACTAATGAAAACGGACAAGCCGCTAAGGACATTCCTGTACTTTGGGAAAAGTTTATGTCGGAAGGAATTCTTGATCAGATCCCCAATAAAATTGACAATGCACTCTACTGTATTTATACAGATTATGAAAAAGATCATACTAAACCTTATACTACTATTTTAGGGTGTAAAGTTGAAAATCTAAATGATATTCCTAATGAAATGGTGAGTAAAACAATTGATGTTGCTGCCTATCAGAAGTTTGTGGCCAAAGGCAAATTAATGCAGGGAGCAGTTTATAATGAATGGATTAAGATTTGGAATTCGGAGCTGGAAAGAACTTTTACCGCCGACTTTGAAGTATACGATGAACGTGCTCTGAATCCTGAAAATGCAGAAGTGGACATATTTGTGGCAGTTAAAAAGGAATTCCTTTCTTAA
- a CDS encoding DUF4870 domain-containing protein: protein MENNFNVTKTEDGKTVAIVSYITIIGWLIAYFGMHKDKRTELGSFHLRQTLLLYIVAFILQIVQRIILSITPSGFVFTIFSILSLIIFILWIIGLIGAIQGTKKEIPLIGQRAQSMFPNI, encoded by the coding sequence ATGGAAAATAACTTCAACGTAACAAAAACAGAAGACGGAAAAACAGTAGCTATTGTCAGTTACATTACAATCATTGGCTGGCTTATCGCCTACTTCGGTATGCACAAAGACAAGAGAACAGAATTGGGAAGCTTTCATTTAAGACAAACGTTATTACTTTATATTGTAGCTTTTATCTTACAAATTGTACAACGTATTATTCTTAGCATAACTCCTTCAGGATTTGTATTTACTATATTCAGCATTCTGTCTCTAATTATATTCATTTTATGGATTATAGGTTTGATCGGTGCTATTCAGGGAACTAAAAAAGAAATCCCTTTGATTGGTCAGAGAGCACAGTCAATGTTTCCAAATATCTAG
- a CDS encoding nuclease A inhibitor family protein, with protein MENQILTELAEKTQGLFYFSESEAPLTIENLGQVPKDELRMKLAQLYSETPGTLKTIDQEAFFEKIVGTADPGDQVMVANARKFTALHTYLKDNFSDIQVTRIEGGVNVPIIITFDLLDNTCIAIATYAIET; from the coding sequence ATGGAAAACCAAATTTTAACTGAATTAGCTGAAAAAACACAGGGTCTGTTTTATTTCAGTGAATCTGAAGCCCCACTAACTATTGAAAACCTTGGACAGGTTCCAAAGGATGAGTTAAGGATGAAGCTTGCTCAGCTTTACAGTGAAACGCCCGGTACATTGAAAACAATCGATCAGGAGGCTTTCTTTGAAAAAATAGTGGGTACTGCCGACCCGGGTGACCAGGTGATGGTTGCTAATGCCCGGAAATTTACGGCACTTCACACTTATCTGAAAGACAATTTCTCTGACATACAGGTAACACGCATAGAGGGAGGAGTGAATGTACCGATAATCATTACGTTTGATCTCCTGGATAATACTTGTATCGCGATCGCTACTTATGCAATTGAAACTTAG
- a CDS encoding DUF5996 family protein, which translates to MTSWPELKYENLKETLATVQLWTQIAGKIRLVKSPWLNHSWHVTLYVSGKGLTTGSIPYHNGLFQIDFDFLSHQLIITSSANGQQQFNLSSHTVSSFYQELFEKLRLLGIDAAIYARPNEIENAIPFQEDTIHCHYEENQIAAFWQALVKMEAVFSRFRAKFSGKCSPVHFFWGGFDLAVTRFSGRKAPKHAGGMPNMPLDVMQEAYSHEVSSCGFWPGNDSFPYPVFYAYCYPTPETFKEQPVKPEKAFYSPDLGEFILHYEEVKNAADPEKFLMDFLQSTYEAAAITGNWDRTSLECDFSDLES; encoded by the coding sequence ATGACCAGCTGGCCGGAATTAAAATACGAAAATCTGAAAGAGACACTGGCAACAGTACAATTGTGGACACAAATTGCCGGCAAGATCAGGCTGGTCAAATCTCCATGGCTTAACCATTCCTGGCATGTCACTTTATACGTATCCGGAAAGGGACTGACCACGGGCAGTATTCCTTACCATAATGGTCTTTTCCAGATAGATTTTGATTTTCTTTCTCATCAGCTGATCATCACCTCCAGCGCAAACGGACAACAACAATTCAATTTATCCTCACATACAGTATCAAGTTTTTATCAGGAGCTTTTTGAAAAGCTAAGACTTTTGGGGATTGACGCTGCAATATATGCCAGACCGAATGAGATAGAAAATGCAATTCCGTTTCAGGAAGATACTATCCATTGTCATTATGAAGAAAATCAAATCGCTGCATTCTGGCAGGCACTGGTTAAAATGGAAGCTGTTTTCAGCAGGTTCAGGGCAAAATTCAGTGGAAAATGCAGCCCGGTTCATTTCTTTTGGGGAGGTTTCGATCTGGCGGTAACCAGATTTTCCGGCAGAAAGGCACCTAAACATGCAGGAGGAATGCCCAACATGCCACTCGATGTAATGCAGGAAGCTTATTCTCATGAGGTAAGCAGCTGCGGTTTCTGGCCGGGCAATGACAGTTTTCCCTATCCGGTTTTTTATGCCTACTGCTATCCAACTCCGGAAACATTTAAAGAACAACCAGTAAAACCTGAGAAAGCTTTCTACAGCCCTGATTTAGGTGAATTTATCCTTCATTATGAAGAAGTAAAAAATGCTGCTGATCCTGAAAAATTCCTGATGGATTTTTTACAGTCAACTTATGAAGCCGCAGCAATTACCGGAAACTGGGACAGGACTTCTCTGGAATGTGATTTTTCTGACCTGGAATCCTGA
- a CDS encoding PAS domain-containing protein: MKNKNYIVLLYVITGCVWVLLSDQLIAFLVDGMPVKDRALINSLKGFFFIAFSAVLLHYLVNLYNRGKKRELAYLQRDLDNSKKDQQQWYYAHKMAKIASWEYLLQTDEVIWSDNLYTLFGLAPDSGITTVSFFLDQIHPDDLDGFLAAHEKTKITGEMDYVHRLKIDGEWHHVREAGKVIYQDGKPYKISGVLKDITDSFNRELLLNNALERHELVNEATHDAIWDWDLTTSQVTWNSGLKQLFGYDHEQGFFKPDWWIGKMHPSDSKRVLDSLNAFVKQAKKRWEASYRLLCADGNYKYVFDQAYLVTGEDGAPRRIIGAVKDVDELRRKDEENKQLADVVSKVKSGVVIKDIAGKISWVNSSFEQLTGYPLNELKGKTPGEMLYGPETSMLTRNAITASLKVHDFFNIEIINYSKNGDPYWVEVNSTSIVDSDGQHSGYIDIVTEITERKRREVEISEQNHTLKEIAWINSHEIRKPVASILGLSALANIAANQEEKEEYYKRINNCVKEMDEIIHQTSAKVNELMGKEHGF, translated from the coding sequence TTGAAGAACAAGAATTACATCGTGCTACTGTACGTGATTACAGGCTGTGTCTGGGTATTGTTAAGTGACCAGCTAATTGCCTTTTTGGTGGATGGTATGCCAGTTAAGGATCGTGCGCTGATTAATAGTCTCAAAGGTTTTTTCTTTATCGCATTCAGTGCAGTCCTGCTGCATTACCTTGTCAACCTTTACAACAGAGGAAAGAAGCGGGAACTGGCCTATTTGCAGCGCGATCTGGATAATAGTAAGAAAGATCAGCAACAATGGTATTATGCCCATAAAATGGCTAAGATTGCCAGTTGGGAGTATTTGTTGCAAACTGATGAAGTGATCTGGTCTGATAACCTCTATACATTGTTTGGTCTGGCACCTGATTCAGGGATTACAACTGTTTCATTTTTTCTCGACCAAATCCATCCTGATGATCTGGATGGATTTCTGGCGGCACATGAAAAAACAAAAATTACAGGTGAGATGGATTATGTGCACCGTTTAAAAATTGATGGCGAATGGCATCATGTACGTGAAGCGGGAAAAGTGATTTACCAGGATGGAAAACCCTATAAAATCAGTGGTGTACTTAAAGATATTACAGACAGCTTTAACCGGGAATTATTATTGAATAATGCGTTGGAAAGACACGAATTAGTTAACGAAGCTACACACGATGCGATATGGGACTGGGATTTAACGACCAGCCAGGTGACCTGGAATTCTGGTTTAAAACAATTATTTGGTTATGACCATGAGCAAGGTTTTTTCAAGCCGGACTGGTGGATAGGTAAAATGCATCCATCAGATAGCAAAAGGGTACTGGACAGCTTGAATGCCTTTGTTAAACAAGCTAAAAAACGCTGGGAAGCCTCTTATCGCCTGCTTTGTGCAGATGGAAATTATAAATATGTTTTCGATCAGGCTTATTTGGTGACAGGTGAGGATGGCGCACCCCGGCGGATTATCGGAGCTGTGAAAGATGTTGATGAATTAAGACGTAAAGATGAAGAAAACAAGCAACTTGCTGATGTGGTCAGTAAAGTTAAAAGCGGTGTAGTTATTAAAGATATTGCCGGGAAGATAAGCTGGGTTAATTCTTCATTTGAACAGCTGACAGGTTATCCATTAAATGAGCTGAAAGGAAAGACGCCTGGTGAAATGTTGTATGGCCCTGAAACCAGTATGCTGACCAGAAATGCGATCACAGCTTCACTCAAAGTGCATGACTTCTTTAATATTGAAATTATAAACTATTCAAAAAATGGAGATCCTTATTGGGTAGAAGTAAATAGTACTTCAATTGTCGATTCCGATGGACAGCATTCTGGATATATTGATATTGTTACCGAAATTACTGAACGCAAAAGACGTGAAGTAGAAATTAGTGAGCAGAACCATACACTCAAAGAGATTGCCTGGATCAATTCTCATGAAATCAGAAAACCCGTGGCCTCTATATTAGGATTATCGGCACTTGCAAACATTGCAGCAAACCAGGAAGAGAAGGAAGAGTATTATAAAAGGATTAATAACTGTGTGAAGGAGATGGATGAGATTATTCATCAAACATCGGCGAAAGTAAATGAGCTGATGGGAAAAGAGCACGGATTTTAA
- a CDS encoding acyl-CoA dehydrogenase family protein — MMIELKTEFSEYIKDFEEKLKLLFRGKENINQFDLAAELPPLVMKEILAEQPLAAAIPEEYGGRGAQVKECLSVLAAASYESLPLSLTFGINIALFLEPLAKYADKSVKKEVFDRFLYEQNMGGLMITEPDYGSDALNMKTRNSELTNGYSIKGTKHWQGLTGLADYWLIASRAELADGGLSRDIDFFLCDNTQEKQYVVVEEYFDTIGLHMIPYGRNVLNIEVPKTFKLHPESTGIKMMLDILHRSRMQFPGMGMGFIKRMLDEALLQCKNRMVGSTNLLAMDQIQFQLSKIQSAYTICSAMCVRSSKISGIDHSLATEGLEANSMKAVVTDLMQESAQILTQVSGAKGYQTSHVGGRGIMDSRPFQIFEGSNEMLYAQISEIIVRQMKKQKESNLFDFLATLKQTAEACHYFKNELSFTLNSALSQRKLFDLGKVIGRIVSLGYVLDLELKGFRKDLIDNCIINVKQEVRTLICAFNFDNSSQVIEDYKSESSWFNFA; from the coding sequence ATGATGATAGAATTAAAGACAGAGTTTTCAGAATACATTAAGGATTTCGAAGAGAAATTGAAACTCTTATTCAGGGGAAAAGAAAATATCAATCAATTTGATTTAGCAGCAGAGCTTCCTCCTTTAGTGATGAAGGAAATCCTTGCTGAGCAACCTTTGGCTGCGGCTATCCCAGAAGAGTATGGAGGCCGTGGAGCTCAGGTAAAAGAATGTCTGAGTGTGCTGGCAGCAGCTTCTTATGAATCTTTACCGCTTTCACTTACCTTTGGAATTAACATTGCCCTTTTTCTTGAACCACTTGCCAAATATGCAGACAAGTCCGTTAAGAAAGAAGTTTTTGATCGCTTTCTCTACGAACAAAACATGGGTGGACTGATGATCACTGAACCTGATTATGGAAGTGATGCACTCAACATGAAAACCCGGAATAGCGAATTGACAAATGGGTATAGTATTAAAGGAACTAAACATTGGCAGGGGCTTACTGGTCTGGCCGACTATTGGCTGATTGCTTCCAGAGCAGAGCTGGCTGATGGAGGACTTAGCCGTGATATAGATTTCTTTTTATGTGATAATACACAAGAGAAACAATACGTTGTCGTAGAAGAATATTTTGATACCATAGGGCTTCATATGATCCCATACGGACGTAATGTTTTAAACATTGAAGTTCCTAAAACGTTTAAATTACACCCCGAATCTACTGGTATTAAAATGATGCTGGATATTCTGCACCGCAGCAGGATGCAATTTCCTGGTATGGGAATGGGCTTTATCAAGCGAATGCTGGATGAAGCACTTCTTCAATGTAAAAACAGAATGGTTGGTTCAACGAACCTGTTGGCTATGGACCAGATCCAGTTTCAGCTTTCAAAAATCCAGTCGGCTTACACCATCTGTTCAGCTATGTGTGTCAGAAGCAGTAAGATCAGCGGTATTGATCATAGTTTGGCCACAGAAGGCTTGGAAGCTAATAGTATGAAAGCAGTGGTTACTGATCTGATGCAGGAATCTGCCCAGATTTTAACACAGGTCTCAGGCGCTAAAGGATACCAGACTTCACATGTTGGTGGTCGCGGGATTATGGATAGCAGGCCTTTCCAGATTTTTGAAGGTTCCAATGAAATGCTTTATGCACAAATTTCTGAAATCATTGTCCGTCAGATGAAGAAACAGAAAGAATCGAATTTATTTGATTTCCTGGCTACACTTAAGCAAACCGCTGAAGCTTGTCATTACTTCAAAAACGAACTGAGTTTTACCTTGAACAGTGCTCTTTCACAGCGAAAATTATTTGATCTGGGGAAAGTGATCGGAAGAATTGTTTCTTTAGGCTATGTACTGGATCTGGAACTTAAGGGGTTTAGAAAAGACCTGATTGATAACTGTATTATAAACGTTAAACAAGAGGTACGTACCTTAATCTGTGCATTTAATTTTGATAACAGTTCACAGGTAATAGAAGATTATAAGTCAGAAAGTTCATGGTTTAACTTTGCTTAA